From Saccharomycodes ludwigii strain NBRC 1722 chromosome IV, whole genome shotgun sequence, one genomic window encodes:
- the CIN1 gene encoding Cin1p (similar to Saccharomyces cerevisiae YOR349W | CIN1 | Chromosome INstability): MNLESHLKHIRTYVNCNIDTNIGLNHSKFQNTLKSIDLFQQDPYYLEKYLNELIPPLVEKFHYGEVSNHNTTTNNQIAQIYYQFSKVCGFKKTYFHLSDNIYLLTPILSQLNELFNSGHTPSNHNWMLIYYLLSCLLLLVQSPFKLPNDSNVYSTIKNCESTYSRTGGILLVQPIISLIKAHLLSSNDNLFIREKNNLDLLTINYYLRQKLTLSSFVIPASFHDFLALENIKSWILQATTQNTSQTYIATLLKTLPKIGKFYVEFFQDFESFESLLNLCLDETFQQCVLLYTELRFKYARMIVKCLIPIQDIDTEGTYADVCNELIQIIISKILTEVNITHDELHLNLLLIAEFIRSQKFPQIVTSDDNELRLAKIIDKCIKFQNLGMNYNIEGRKIRDATNFLCWSISRSNKLPISLQKLIFSKLLCCAMFDVDLNIRRGAMAALQELLGRHSTTILKQDDIVQIIQLPVLNLKSNFIHEDEHSNISNILSVVEKECYRLDMYLEELIDWIINYNIGINYDYQIVKSSSTLISILLSTSNNAQHRLTSIIQENITNFESNSSNKFQHLYFISTIKPLLPDEKCTFIFDGITHKEFSNSKTAKTTFYYTAWLKYLSSFIARLNSEMTTVIIKSLKYFSDIANDESSGKEFLKILPQIIKHMENENNFISSNDYTKFWESFMKYLRFNNQLCFSLLPSISLNAAKFLDIIKNSNSESKSRFIESLSTYCLSTENSSFAIEAIIDSLDDYTLTTKGDVGRLVRTSAVRSISAHIPLFQKLIEESTEMYTSVVSKLLRISVEPLESLRLESLNVLLKLLAMDAQYVGNNITTNYNLLKFQKATFTDREIKRSFWKGYCFSGGALHSTDMQIKDSIDSFLEFYYTDLDINQKLETCNELIRIIPTGQYIKDWSQPYNLMGSPSERPISKVVSTLLKFWERILESGIDIDLPGEKFNYQGVFARFYNIQLTLRNNPQIKKQIIHACTLLAINSGCEPKLTKMVIEKLLQMLQQVANANGGSIKQCIIQNLILIFLDLERHDIVHKLNSNTIISYSASLLEELDF; encoded by the coding sequence atgaatttagAATCACATCTAAAGCATATCAGAACCTACGTTAACTGCAACATTGATACTAATATTGGTCTGAATCACTCAAAGTTTCAAAACACACTAAAGTCCATAGACCTTTTCCAACAAGATCCGTATTatcttgaaaaatatttgaatgAATTGATCCCTCCACTAGTCGAAAAATTTCATTATGGGGAAGTATCCAATCATAACACTACTACTAACAATCAAATAGCtcaaatatattatcaGTTTTCGAAAGTATgtggttttaaaaaaacctATTTTCACCTAAGTGACaacatttatttattaactCCTATATTATCACAATTAAATGAGCTATTCAACTCAGGTCATACTCCCTCTAATCACAATTGGATGcttatttattatcttttgtCATGCTTATTATTGCTAGTTCAATCCCCATTTAAACTACCAAATGATTCCAATGTTTATTCTACCATAAAAAATTGTGAATCAACTTATTCTCGCACAGGTGGAATTCTTTTAGTACAGCCCATAATATCATTGATAAAAGCACATCTACTGTCATCAAATGATAATTTATTCATtcgagaaaaaaataacctGGATTTGttaacaataaattattacttACGCCAGAAACTAACTTTGTCGTCCTTTGTAATACCTGCTTCCTTCCATGATTTTTTAGctttagaaaatataaaatcgTGGATACTACAAGCCACTACACAAAATACCTCACAAACCTACATTGCCacacttttaaaaactCTACCAAAGATAGGTAAGTTTTATgttgaattttttcaagATTTCGAATCATTCGAATCCTTATTGAACTTATGTTTAGACGAAACATTTCAACAATGTGTTCTACTTTATACAGAACTAAGGTTTAAATACGCTAGGATGATAGTTAAATGTTTAATACCCATCCAGGATATTGACACTGAAGGGACTTATGCTGATGTATGTAATGAGcttattcaaataataatttctaaaatattaactGAAGTAAACATTACCCATGATGAATTACACTTGAATCTCTTACTTATCGCAGAGTTCATAAGAAGCCAAAAATTCCCACAAATCGTGACTAGTGATGATAACGAACTTCGCCTAGCTAAAATTATTGACAAATGtataaaatttcaaaatttggGAATGAATTATAATATCGAAGGCCGTAAAATTAGAGACGCgaccaattttttatgttgGTCCATTTCAAGGAGCAATAAACTACCTATATCGTTACAAAAactaatattttccaaGTTGCTATGTTGTGCAATGTTCGATGTGGATTTGAACATTAGAAGAGGTGCTATGGCAGCTCTGCAAGAATTATTGGGTAGACACTCCACcacaattttaaaacaagatGATATAGTCCAAATAATTCAGTTGCCAGTATTGAACTTAAAATCAAACTTTATACATGAAGATGAACATTCAAACATCAGCAATATTCTATCGGTGGTGGAAAAAGAGTGCTACAGACTTGACATGTATCTTGAAGAGCTTATTGACTGGATTATTAACTATAACATCGGCATCAATTATGATTACCAAATTGTTAAATCATCGTCAACACTGATTTCAATCTTATTGTCAACATCGAATAATGCTCAACATCGTCTTACTAGTATTATACAGGAGAATATTACAAACTTTGAATCGAATTCCAGTAACAAGTTTCagcatttatattttatatccACCATCAAACCTTTATTACCCGATGAAAAATGTACTTTTATCTTTGATGGAATAACCCATAAGGAATTTAGTAATTCGAAAACAGCCAAGACCACATTCTATTATACGGCTTGgctaaaatatttatcgtCATTCATCGCGAGACTAAATTCTGAGATGACCactgttattatcaaaagtttaaaatattttagtgATATTGCCAATGACGAAAGTAGTGGAAAGGAATTCCTAAAAATACTCCCACAAATTATCAAACATATGGAAAACgaaaataatttcataAGCAGCAATGATTATACTAAATTTTGGGAGTCCTTCATGAAATATTTGAGATTTAATAATCAACTATGCTTCAGTTTATTACCATCTATTTCCTTGAATGCTGCAAAATTTTTagatataattaaaaactcAAATTCAGAATCCAAGAGTAGATTTATTGAATCACTATCCACATACTGCTTATCAACAGAAAATAGTTCATTCGCCATTGAAGCGATCATAGATTCTTTAGACGACTACACTTTAACCACCAAGGGTGATGTTGGCCGGTTGGTTAGAACCAGCGCAGTTAGATCAATTTCGGCTCATATACCACTTTTCCAGAAATTGATTGAAGAGTCTACAGAGATGTACACTTCTGTAGTAAGCAAACTTTTAAGGATATCTGTGGAACCCTTAGAATCACTTAGATTGGAAAGTTTAAATGTGTTACTCAAATTATTAGCTATGGATGCGCAGTACgttggtaataatattactacAAATTACAACTTGTTAAAATTCCAAAAGGCCACTTTTACTGACagagaaataaaaagaagttTTTGGAAGGGTTACTGCTTTAGCGGCGGCGCACTTCATTCTACGGATATGCAAATTAAAGACTCCATTGACTCTTTTCTTGAATTTTACTACACTGATCTAGATATAAACCAAAAACTGGAAACCTGTAATGAGTTAATTAGAATTATTCCAACAGGCCAGTATATAAAAGATTGGTCACAACCTTATAATCTTATGGGGAGTCCCAGTGAAAGACCTATCTCCAAAGTTGTTTCAACATTGTTGAAATTTTGGGAAAGAATTTTAGAAAGTGGAATTGATATTGACCTACCTGGAGAGAAGTTTAATTACCAAGGTGTTTTTGCTagattttataatattcaacTAACTTTGAGAAATAATCcccaaattaaaaaacaaattattcATGCATGCACATTACTGGCCATAAACAGCGGCTGTGAACCAAAGCTTACTAAAATGGTTATTGAAAAACTACTACAGATGTTGCAGCAGGTTGCCAACGCTAATGGTGGCTCAATAAAACAATGTATCATccaaaatttaattttgatatttttggaCTTGGAAAGACACGACATAGTTCACAAATTAAATAGCAACACAATTATTTCTTATTCTGCTTCCCTCCTAGAAGAATTagatttttaa
- a CDS encoding uncharacterized protein (similar to Saccharomyces cerevisiae YOR350C | MNE1 | protein involved in splicing Group I aI5-beta intron from COX1 mRNA) has product MKSSQAILQYKTVIGEIVSKELSNLPGSAASLESPLDVFKTPYYKYSKNKNKTTIDDGDVILRRCLSPVNEKVIVVPYLVNELKFLGNNRNYKTCFAILERIHNMSYVWQIDLSKRHKFIQSTKTVSYLSKNRQQLMESMPYEILNEYISIIYSKVCNYSASKTEIHRLSELVLDILNKGRFYQDSNKKMMIPLRIWKKCCNIITRTGSIYFVDRFLQISSSNDPILKDFAAMDLQLTTKQYEPFINMFVEKYSDLEKHELKPYKEIFSKMYLKALLLILNTRGYEMECCKMYGLARKYCAHDLKLDILNKTEKVGFLSLGLLVKDDISRDLIDLKDFQLTFDQYLKAFVTNNIDFTSAITKNYTQDLDFLTMTITLPDGIVEFKEYVDYCFKIIDGRDKLKPLVIHHLLKFSAENYRLSGVLDILTQILKVSHYQLKDLLDVTNFLQNDRDAIFSIFQALARSTSGKITGYLIYKTFDELNLARKFTVEDYYCLIKSCLCGDEHLSSYFYIYELVKNWGHTFLQVDKLDNEVISLNGPC; this is encoded by the exons atgaaatctTCTCAAGCAATCTTACAATATAAGACCGTAATTGGTGAAATTGTAAGCAAAGAATTATCAAATTTACCAGGTTCTGCTGCTTCCCTAGAGTCTCCTTTAGATGTATTCAAAACACCGTACTACAAATActccaaaaacaaaaacaaaacaacaatagaTGATGGTGATGTAATATTACGTCGATGTTTATCACCAGTTAATGAAAAGGTAATAGTTGTTCCTTATCTAGTTAACgaattaaagtttttagGTAATAATCGCAATTATAAAACATGTTTTGCAATATTAGAAAGAATTCATAATATGAGTTATGTTTGGCAAATAGATTTATCTAAAAGACATAAATTTATCCAATCTACCAAAACTGTGTCTTACTTATCCAAAAATAGACAACAACTAATGGAAAGTATGCCTTATGAAATATTAAACGAATACATAAGTATAATATATTCTAAGGTATGTAATTACTCTGCTTCTAAAACCGAAATACATAGATTAAGCGAGTTAGTATTagatattttgaataaagGTCGATTTTATCAAGattccaataaaaaaatgatgattCCTCTTAGAATATGGAAAAAATGTTGCAACATAATTACACGCACCGGcagtatatattttgtagACAGATTTTTACAAATAAGTTCAAGCAATGATCCCATTTTAAAGGATTTTGCAGCGATGGATTTACAATTAACTACTAAACAATATGAGccttttataaatatgtttGTCGAAAAATATTCCGATTTGGAAAAACATGAACTTAAGCCATacaaagaaattttttccaaaatgtATTTGAAAGCACttttgttgattttaaatACGAGAGGATATGAGATGGAGTGTTGTAAGATGTATGGACTGGCAAGAAAGTATTGTGCCCatgatttaaaattggATATACTAAATAAGACTGAAAAGGTTGGGTTCTTAAGCCTGGGGCTATTGGTTAAAGATGATATTTCACGAGACTTAATTGATTTAAAGGACTTTCAATTGACCTTTGATCAGTATCTAAAAGCTTTtgttactaataatatagatTTTACTAGTGCCATTACTAAAAACTACACACAagatttagattttttgaCGATGACAATCACTTTACCTGATGGAATAGTAGAATTCAAGGAATATGTTgattattgttttaaaataattgacGGGAGGGACAAATTAAAACCATTAGTGATTCATCaccttttaaaattttcagCGGAAAACTATAGGTTAAGTGGAGTTCTAGACATTTTGACACAAATTTTGAAAGTGTCCCATTACCAATTGAAAGATTTACTTGACGttacaaattttttacaaaacgATAGAGatgcaattttttcaatttttcaagCTTTGGCTAGAAGCACCTCGGGTAAAATCACTGGATATCTTATATACAAAACATTTGATGAATTGAACCTTGCTAGAAAATTTACTGTagaagattattattgtttgatTAAATCATGCTTATGTGGTGACGAGCATCTTTCCAGctacttttatatatatgaactAGTCAAGAACTGGGGGCATACGTTTTTACAGGTGGATAAGCTTGATAACGAA GTAATATCACTAAATGGACCATGTTAA